A section of the Methanosarcina mazei S-6 genome encodes:
- a CDS encoding winged helix-turn-helix domain-containing protein gives MNELIGFVNGNSVRQKVLSLLASKGEMEGKRISKTLRVVYPTIAKTLEELEEKNLISKKEEIYFLTETGTKIEKMVQQI, from the coding sequence GTGAACGAGTTAATAGGTTTTGTAAATGGAAACAGCGTGAGGCAAAAAGTGCTCTCTCTGCTCGCCTCAAAAGGGGAAATGGAAGGGAAACGTATTTCAAAAACTCTTCGGGTGGTATATCCCACCATAGCAAAGACTCTCGAGGAACTCGAGGAAAAAAACCTTATCTCAAAAAAAGAAGAGATTTACTTCCTGACTGAGACCGGAACAAAGATAGAAAAAATGGTCCAGCAAATCTAA